A window of the Serratia sarumanii genome harbors these coding sequences:
- the lepA gene encoding translation elongation factor 4 codes for MKHIRNFSIIAHIDHGKSTLSDRIIQICGGLSDREMAAQVLDSMDLERERGITIKAQSVTLDYKALDGQTYQLNFIDTPGHVDFSYEVSRSLAACEGALLVVDAGQGVEAQTLANCYTAIEMDLEVVPVLNKIDLPAADPDRAAQEIEDIVGIDATDAVRCSAKTGVGVPDVLERLVRDIPPPQGDPDAPLQALIIDSWFDNYLGVVSLVRVKNGTLRKGDKIKVMSTGQVYNADRLGIFTPKQVDRDVLNCGEVGWLVCAIKDILGAPVGDTLTQARQPADKALPGFKKVKPQVYAGLFPISSDDYESFRDALGKLSLNDASLFYEPESSTALGFGFRCGFLGLLHMEIIQERLEREYDLDLITTAPTVVYEVETTGKEVIYVDSPSKLPPLNNIQELREPIAECHMLMPQEYLGNVITLCVEKRGVQTNMVYHGNQVALTYEIPMAEVVLDFFDRLKSTSRGYASLDYNFKRFQASDMVRVDVLINNERVDALALITHRDNSQYRGRELVEKMKDLIPRQQFDIAIQAAIGTHIIARSTVKQLRKNVLAKCYGGDVSRKKKLLQKQKDGKKRMKQVGNVELPQEAFLAILHVGKDGK; via the coding sequence ATGAAGCATATACGAAATTTCTCCATTATTGCCCATATTGACCACGGTAAGTCGACGCTGTCTGACCGCATTATCCAAATCTGCGGCGGCTTGTCTGACCGTGAAATGGCCGCGCAGGTGCTCGATTCCATGGATCTGGAGCGCGAGCGCGGCATCACCATCAAAGCGCAGAGCGTGACGCTGGATTATAAGGCGCTGGATGGGCAGACCTATCAGCTCAACTTTATCGACACCCCCGGCCACGTTGACTTCTCCTATGAAGTTTCCCGCTCGCTGGCGGCCTGCGAAGGCGCGCTGCTGGTGGTGGACGCCGGTCAGGGCGTCGAAGCCCAGACGCTGGCCAACTGCTACACCGCGATCGAAATGGATCTGGAAGTGGTGCCGGTGCTGAACAAAATCGACCTGCCCGCCGCCGATCCGGATCGCGCCGCACAGGAAATTGAAGACATCGTCGGCATCGACGCCACCGATGCGGTGCGCTGCTCGGCCAAAACCGGCGTCGGCGTGCCCGACGTGCTGGAGCGTCTGGTGCGCGACATCCCGCCACCGCAGGGCGATCCGGATGCGCCGCTGCAGGCGCTGATCATCGACTCCTGGTTCGATAACTACCTGGGCGTCGTGTCTCTGGTGCGCGTCAAGAACGGCACGCTGCGCAAGGGCGACAAGATCAAGGTCATGAGCACCGGCCAGGTGTACAACGCCGACCGCCTGGGCATCTTCACGCCGAAGCAGGTCGATCGCGACGTGCTGAACTGCGGCGAAGTGGGCTGGCTGGTCTGTGCGATCAAAGACATCCTCGGCGCGCCGGTGGGCGATACCCTGACGCAGGCGCGTCAGCCGGCGGATAAAGCGCTGCCGGGCTTCAAGAAAGTGAAGCCGCAGGTGTATGCCGGTCTGTTCCCGATCAGCTCCGACGATTATGAGTCCTTCCGCGATGCGCTGGGCAAGCTGAGCCTCAACGACGCCTCCCTGTTCTACGAGCCGGAAAGTTCCACCGCGCTGGGCTTCGGCTTCCGCTGCGGCTTCCTCGGCCTGCTGCACATGGAGATCATTCAGGAGCGTCTGGAGCGTGAATACGATCTGGATCTGATCACCACCGCGCCGACGGTCGTCTACGAAGTGGAAACCACCGGCAAAGAAGTGATCTACGTCGACAGCCCGTCCAAGCTGCCACCGTTGAACAACATCCAGGAACTGCGCGAGCCGATCGCCGAATGTCACATGCTGATGCCGCAGGAATACCTGGGTAACGTCATCACCCTGTGCGTCGAGAAGCGCGGCGTGCAGACCAACATGGTCTACCACGGCAACCAGGTGGCGTTGACCTATGAAATCCCGATGGCGGAAGTGGTGCTCGACTTCTTCGACCGCCTGAAGTCCACGTCGCGCGGCTATGCGTCGCTGGATTACAACTTCAAGCGCTTCCAGGCCTCCGACATGGTGCGCGTGGACGTGCTGATCAACAACGAGCGCGTGGATGCGCTGGCGCTGATCACCCACCGTGACAACTCGCAGTACCGCGGCCGTGAACTGGTGGAGAAGATGAAAGATCTGATCCCGCGTCAGCAGTTCGACATCGCGATTCAGGCGGCGATCGGCACGCACATCATCGCGCGTTCCACCGTGAAGCAGCTGCGTAAAAACGTGCTGGCGAAATGCTACGGCGGTGACGTCAGCCGTAAGAAAAAGCTGCTGCAGAAACAGAAAGACGGTAAGAAACGCATGAAGCAGGTCGGCAACGTCGAACTGCCGCAGGAAGCGTTCCTGGCCATTCTGCACGTCGGTAAAGACGGCAAGTAA